A DNA window from Fusobacterium perfoetens ATCC 29250 contains the following coding sequences:
- the spoVG gene encoding septation regulator SpoVG: protein MKITDVRLRTVKGEDEAKLKAYADVTFEGCFVVHGLKIIDGQKGMFVAMPSRKMPDGEYKDIAHPITLELRKAITETVIAKYNEVLKAEGEKEVEAAPIEE from the coding sequence ATGAAAATTACAGATGTGAGACTAAGAACAGTTAAAGGGGAAGATGAAGCAAAATTAAAAGCTTATGCTGATGTAACATTTGAGGGATGTTTTGTTGTTCATGGGCTAAAAATTATTGATGGACAAAAGGGAATGTTTGTAGCCATGCCTTCAAGAAAAATGCCAGATGGAGAATATAAAGACATAGCTCACCCAATTACATTAGAACTAAGAAAAGCAATAACTGAAACAGTTATAGCTAAATATAATGAAGTTTTAAAAGCTGAGGGAGAAAAAGAGGTAGAAGCAGCTCCTATAGAAGAATAA
- a CDS encoding aspartate kinase, translated as MIKVAKFGGSSVADSNQFKKIKNIISSDEKRHIVVVSAGGKRFKDDNKITDLLYLCHAHIKYKVNYDWIMATIESRYREIKNSLNLSIDLDKEFDEIKKLMKSNIPEDFLVSRGEYLTAKLMADYLGYSFIDAKDIIHFQYDGKVNMKKTKEAIITAIDKCPKAVIPGFYGSLPNGDIKLFSRGGSDITGSIVANCVDAELYENWTDVSGILMADPNIIKNPKQIEILTYNELRELSYMGADVLHTDAVYPVKIANIPINIRNTNCPENNGTLIVNEGSELLEENKKNIITGIAGRKDFTSISFYKDGISNEIGAIKRVLEIFEKYGLNVEQVPTGVDTFSVVVSTKSLNGKAFELLTDIKNYCNIENIKFNDGISFISIVGRNMAKTPGISGKIFGAVGDMGINIKTISQSPDEINIIIGVDNNNFKKTIETIYNKFIA; from the coding sequence ATGATAAAAGTAGCTAAATTTGGTGGTTCTTCAGTAGCTGATAGTAATCAGTTTAAAAAGATAAAAAACATTATTTCAAGTGATGAAAAAAGGCATATAGTTGTAGTATCTGCTGGTGGTAAAAGATTTAAAGATGACAATAAAATTACAGATTTATTATATCTTTGTCACGCTCATATAAAATATAAAGTAAATTATGATTGGATAATGGCAACTATTGAAAGTAGATATAGAGAGATAAAAAATAGTTTAAATTTATCTATTGATTTAGATAAAGAATTTGATGAAATAAAAAAACTAATGAAATCTAATATTCCAGAAGATTTTTTAGTAAGTAGAGGGGAATATCTGACAGCTAAACTTATGGCTGATTACTTGGGATATTCTTTTATTGATGCCAAAGATATTATTCACTTTCAATATGATGGAAAAGTAAATATGAAAAAAACTAAGGAGGCTATTATCACAGCTATTGACAAATGTCCTAAAGCTGTTATCCCTGGTTTTTATGGTTCTCTACCTAATGGAGATATAAAATTATTTTCAAGGGGTGGTTCTGATATTACTGGTTCTATTGTGGCTAATTGTGTAGATGCTGAACTTTATGAAAACTGGACTGATGTATCAGGTATTCTTATGGCTGACCCTAATATTATTAAAAATCCAAAACAAATTGAAATATTAACTTATAACGAATTAAGAGAATTATCATATATGGGAGCTGATGTGTTACATACTGATGCTGTTTATCCTGTAAAAATTGCCAATATTCCAATAAATATAAGAAATACAAATTGTCCAGAAAACAATGGAACTCTTATTGTAAATGAGGGAAGTGAATTATTGGAAGAAAATAAGAAAAATATCATTACAGGGATTGCTGGTAGAAAAGATTTCACTTCAATATCTTTTTACAAAGATGGAATATCTAATGAAATTGGTGCAATAAAAAGAGTTTTAGAAATTTTTGAAAAATATGGTTTAAATGTTGAGCAAGTTCCTACAGGAGTAGATACTTTTTCTGTAGTAGTATCTACTAAATCTCTGAATGGAAAAGCTTTTGAGTTATTAACAGATATTAAAAATTATTGTAATATTGAAAATATCAAGTTTAATGATGGTATAAGTTTTATATCTATTGTAGGTAGAAATATGGCAAAAACTCCTGGAATATCTGGAAAAATCTTTGGAGCTGTAGGAGATATGGGAATAAATATTAAAACTATTTCTCAAAGTCCAGATGAAATAAATATTATTATTGGTGTTGATAACAACAACTTTAAAAAGACTATTGAAACTATTTACAATAAATTTATTGCTTAA
- a CDS encoding homoserine dehydrogenase: MKIALLGFGTVGSGVYEILQKDNFKYDITVEKILIKANRQITSPIMTREFYNILTDSSIDTIVEVMGGINPAFEYIEAALKSGKNVVTSNKAVVAKHLKYFTELAEDNKVKFLYEASVGGGVHWIESIKKVKAIDEISSISGIFNGTTNFILYNMNKFGYEFDEILKKAQELGYAEKDPTDDIDGIDILRKLIISSKLAFNHIFSENDIPVFGIRNIKKSDVDYFNSIGLTVKLIAKTVSKDDKIVPVIEPVLFDSSALEGNIPENFNIGTIVGESVGELKFYGQGAGKLPTGNAVVQDLINIINKNKDPMKYIKKDYVIDYSLICNKYYLRIDEKYRNEELNEIIDKKIGNNIYITKEIPVNTINNLLKKYNMQNAFFARFN, translated from the coding sequence ATGAAAATTGCTTTACTTGGTTTTGGAACTGTTGGTAGTGGTGTTTATGAAATTTTACAAAAGGATAACTTTAAATATGATATTACTGTTGAGAAAATCCTTATAAAAGCCAACAGACAAATAACCTCTCCTATAATGACAAGAGAATTTTATAATATCTTAACAGATTCAAGTATAGATACTATTGTGGAAGTTATGGGGGGAATAAATCCTGCTTTTGAATATATAGAAGCAGCTCTAAAAAGTGGAAAAAATGTAGTTACTTCTAATAAAGCAGTAGTTGCTAAACATCTTAAATATTTTACAGAATTAGCTGAAGATAATAAGGTAAAATTTTTGTATGAAGCCAGTGTAGGTGGTGGAGTTCATTGGATAGAATCAATAAAAAAAGTAAAAGCTATTGATGAGATTTCTTCTATAAGTGGAATTTTTAATGGAACTACTAATTTCATTCTATATAATATGAATAAATTTGGTTATGAATTTGATGAAATATTAAAAAAAGCTCAAGAATTGGGATATGCTGAAAAAGACCCAACTGATGATATTGACGGAATTGATATTTTAAGAAAATTAATTATAAGTTCAAAATTAGCTTTTAATCATATATTTTCTGAAAATGATATACCTGTTTTTGGAATAAGAAATATAAAAAAATCTGATGTAGATTATTTCAATTCTATTGGATTGACTGTAAAACTTATTGCAAAAACTGTATCTAAAGATGATAAAATTGTTCCTGTTATTGAGCCTGTTTTATTTGATTCTTCTGCTCTTGAGGGAAATATTCCTGAAAACTTTAACATAGGAACAATCGTTGGAGAATCAGTAGGAGAATTAAAATTCTATGGACAGGGAGCTGGAAAACTTCCTACAGGAAATGCAGTAGTACAAGATTTAATAAATATTATCAATAAAAATAAAGACCCTATGAAATATATTAAAAAAGATTATGTTATTGATTATTCTTTAATTTGCAATAAATATTATTTAAGAATTGATGAAAAATATCGTAATGAAGAATTAAATGAAATAATTGATAAAAAAATAGGAAATAATATTTATATTACAAAAGAGATTCCTGTTAATACAATAAATAATTTATTGAAAAAATATAATATGCAAAATGCTTTTTTTGCAAGATTTAATTAG
- a CDS encoding RluA family pseudouridine synthase: protein MEIKETLTIEANENDKGKRIDKFLNELIEDATRTYIQKIIDNGLVEIQGKKITKSGNKLKGTETIIVNIPEDEVLDLIPEDIPLNIIYQDDDIVVINKTPNMVVHPAHGNYTGTLVNALLYHIKDLSTINGVIRPGIVHRLDKDTSGIIVVAKNDEAHGKLSEMFKEKTLEKTYVCIAKGIFKEKSGRIETLIGRDPRDRKKMSVVEENGKIAISNYEVLDESKNHSLVKVRIETGRTHQIRVHMKYLNHPIMGDSTYGSGNDGADRQMLHSYSLKFTHPTKNIEMIVIAPLLDDFKKVAKSVGLDISKIENNN from the coding sequence ATGGAAATAAAAGAAACTCTAACAATAGAAGCTAATGAAAATGATAAAGGAAAAAGAATAGATAAGTTTTTAAATGAATTAATAGAAGATGCCACTAGAACATATATTCAAAAAATAATAGATAATGGACTTGTAGAAATTCAGGGAAAAAAAATTACTAAAAGTGGAAACAAATTAAAGGGAACAGAAACTATAATTGTAAATATTCCAGAAGATGAAGTTTTAGATTTAATTCCAGAAGATATTCCATTAAATATAATTTATCAAGATGATGATATCGTAGTAATCAATAAAACTCCAAATATGGTAGTCCACCCAGCCCATGGAAATTATACAGGAACTTTGGTAAATGCTCTTTTATATCATATAAAAGATTTATCAACTATAAATGGTGTTATAAGACCTGGGATAGTTCATAGATTAGATAAAGATACAAGCGGAATCATTGTTGTAGCTAAAAATGATGAAGCTCATGGAAAATTATCAGAGATGTTTAAAGAAAAAACTTTAGAAAAAACTTATGTTTGTATAGCTAAAGGGATTTTTAAAGAAAAAAGTGGAAGAATTGAAACTCTTATTGGTAGAGACCCAAGAGATAGAAAAAAAATGTCTGTGGTAGAGGAAAATGGAAAGATAGCTATTTCTAATTATGAAGTTTTAGATGAAAGTAAAAATCATTCTTTGGTAAAAGTTAGAATAGAAACAGGAAGAACTCATCAAATAAGAGTTCATATGAAGTATTTAAACCACCCTATAATGGGAGATAGTACTTATGGTAGTGGAAATGATGGAGCAGATAGACAGATGTTACATTCATATAGTCTAAAATTTACCCATCCAACAAAAAATATAGAAATGATAGTTATAGCTCCTTTATTAGATGACTTTAAAAAAGTAGCTAAAAGTGTAGGACTAGATATTAGTAAAATTGAAAATAATAATTAA
- a CDS encoding sulfite exporter TauE/SafE family protein — MFEQFFTNVDVGTFLFLGVACFIAAFIDAIAGGGGLITVPAYLASGLPAHIALGTNKVSSSIGTVASSLKFATSGKVNKEMVKRMIPFSFIGALMGVRTVVLIDSKYLYPIAIVLLLLVLVYTLINKKMGEKNNFTGLNKTNIRQGKIMAFVMGFYDGFFGPGTGSFIIFALIKIFKLDFTNASGNAKILNLTSNLASMLLFIYLGKVNFFYSIPIGIIMVFGATLGAKMAVSKGTSFIKPIFLVVTTIVLVKMILESIFGIDVVGFLKELILSVL; from the coding sequence ATGTTTGAACAATTTTTTACTAATGTTGATGTAGGAACTTTTCTATTTCTAGGAGTAGCTTGTTTTATAGCTGCCTTTATTGACGCTATAGCTGGTGGAGGAGGATTAATAACAGTTCCAGCTTACTTGGCTTCTGGATTACCAGCTCATATTGCTTTAGGAACTAATAAAGTTTCTTCTAGTATAGGAACTGTGGCTAGTAGTCTTAAGTTTGCTACTTCTGGTAAAGTTAATAAGGAAATGGTTAAAAGAATGATTCCTTTTTCTTTTATTGGAGCTCTTATGGGAGTTAGAACTGTTGTTTTAATAGATTCTAAATATTTATATCCAATAGCTATTGTTTTACTATTATTAGTTCTTGTATATACTCTTATTAATAAAAAAATGGGAGAAAAAAATAATTTTACAGGTCTTAATAAAACTAATATTCGTCAAGGAAAAATAATGGCTTTTGTAATGGGATTCTATGATGGATTTTTTGGACCAGGTACAGGTTCATTTATAATTTTTGCACTAATAAAAATCTTTAAATTAGATTTTACTAATGCTAGTGGAAATGCTAAAATTTTAAATTTAACAAGTAATTTAGCTAGTATGCTTTTATTTATTTATTTAGGAAAAGTAAATTTCTTTTACTCAATACCAATAGGAATAATTATGGTATTTGGAGCTACATTAGGAGCTAAGATGGCTGTTAGTAAAGGGACTTCTTTTATTAAACCAATATTTTTAGTTGTAACTACTATTGTTTTAGTAAAAATGATATTAGAATCTATATTTGGTATAGATGTGGTAGGATTTTTAAAAGAATTAATTTTAAGTGTATTATAG
- a CDS encoding LysR family transcriptional regulator, which translates to MINERQYIYTIYKERSFSKAAKKLYISQPALSAIVKKVEKKIGYQLFDRETIPLTVTKEGEYYIKCVENILEIENNMEKYFEDLGKLDSGNIVIGASSFFCAFILPKIIEKFKEKYPKVNIEVIEGNIKELKEELENNSIDLILEAAISQDDEKIVTYFYKNEHILLAVPAKWEINNKLKDYKLTSEDVRAKKHLDLNVKEVSLKEFKDLPFITMKKEHDLYNRGLTLCKKAGFIPKSIYKIDQMMTGYHIALFNESAVIFIRDLLIINEQRSENLVYYKLDSELSTRPIYFVTKKNKYLSNVCKEFLKIALEK; encoded by the coding sequence ATGATAAATGAAAGACAATATATATACACTATCTATAAAGAGAGAAGTTTTTCTAAAGCAGCCAAAAAATTATATATCTCTCAACCAGCTTTGAGTGCCATAGTAAAAAAGGTAGAGAAAAAAATAGGTTATCAACTATTTGATAGGGAAACAATTCCCTTAACTGTTACAAAAGAGGGAGAATATTATATAAAATGTGTTGAGAATATTTTAGAAATAGAAAATAATATGGAGAAATATTTTGAAGATTTAGGGAAATTAGATTCTGGAAATATAGTGATAGGAGCTTCATCATTTTTCTGTGCTTTTATTTTACCAAAAATTATTGAAAAATTTAAAGAAAAATATCCAAAAGTTAATATAGAGGTTATTGAGGGAAATATTAAAGAGTTGAAAGAGGAGTTGGAAAATAATTCAATAGATTTAATATTAGAAGCAGCTATTTCTCAAGATGATGAAAAAATAGTAACATATTTTTATAAGAATGAACATATATTATTGGCTGTTCCAGCTAAATGGGAAATTAATAATAAATTAAAAGATTATAAATTAACATCAGAAGATGTAAGAGCAAAGAAACATTTAGACTTAAATGTAAAAGAGGTTTCTTTAAAAGAATTTAAAGATTTACCTTTTATAACTATGAAAAAAGAACATGATTTATATAATAGAGGTTTAACTCTTTGTAAAAAAGCTGGGTTTATTCCTAAATCTATTTATAAAATTGACCAAATGATGACAGGCTATCATATAGCTTTATTTAATGAAAGTGCTGTTATTTTTATAAGAGATTTATTAATAATTAATGAACAGAGAAGTGAAAATTTAGTTTATTACAAATTAGATTCAGAATTATCAACAAGACCTATATATTTTGTTACTAAAAAAAATAAATATCTATCAAATGTGTGTAAAGAATTTTTAAAAATTGCTTTAGAAAAATAA
- a CDS encoding MetQ/NlpA family ABC transporter substrate-binding protein, which yields MKKNFRLLALTGLLSLALGATSFGATLKVGATPVPHAEILEVVKPELAKEGIELKIVEFTDYVTPNLALSDGELDANFFQHYPYLEKFAEERKLDLANAGNVHVEPLGLFSKKYSSLDDIKKGATVAIPNDPSNGGRALILLHNNGIITLKDPTNLYSTEFDIAKNPKKLKFKPLEAAQLPRVLTDIDFAVINGNFAMEGGLNPTKDALVIEGKESPYANIIAVRTKDLNKAEIKSLVKALQSEKVADFIEENYNGSVVKAF from the coding sequence ATGAAAAAAAACTTTAGACTACTTGCTTTAACTGGATTACTTTCATTAGCTCTTGGAGCTACTTCTTTTGGGGCTACTTTAAAAGTAGGAGCAACTCCTGTACCTCATGCTGAAATATTAGAAGTTGTTAAACCTGAACTAGCAAAAGAGGGAATTGAACTTAAAATAGTAGAGTTTACTGACTATGTAACTCCTAACCTAGCTTTAAGTGATGGGGAGTTAGACGCTAACTTCTTCCAACATTATCCTTATTTAGAAAAATTTGCTGAAGAAAGAAAATTAGACTTAGCTAATGCTGGAAATGTCCATGTAGAACCATTAGGGCTATTCTCTAAAAAATACTCTTCACTTGATGATATTAAAAAAGGGGCAACTGTGGCTATACCTAATGACCCATCTAATGGAGGAAGAGCTTTAATACTTCTTCACAACAATGGAATTATAACTTTAAAAGACCCTACAAATCTTTATTCAACAGAGTTTGATATAGCTAAAAATCCTAAAAAATTAAAATTTAAACCTTTAGAGGCTGCTCAATTACCTCGTGTTTTAACTGATATAGATTTCGCTGTAATAAACGGAAACTTTGCTATGGAAGGTGGATTAAATCCTACTAAAGACGCTTTGGTAATAGAAGGTAAAGAATCTCCATATGCTAATATTATAGCTGTAAGAACAAAAGATTTAAATAAAGCTGAAATAAAATCTCTTGTAAAAGCTTTACAATCAGAAAAAGTAGCTGACTTTATTGAAGAAAATTATAATGGTTCAGTTGTTAAAGCTTTCTAA
- a CDS encoding methionine ABC transporter permease: MVFNMILTSTLETLYMVFFSTIFSMLIGFPIGILLVVTRPGNILEKPTLNKFLEVCINTLRSFPFIILMICVFPLSRIIVGTTIGVTAAIVPLSISAAPFVARMVEGALSEIDKGLIEASSSMGASNFTIIFKVMIPETLPHLIHGLTVTVISLIGYSAMAGTIGAGGLGDLAIRFGYQRFKTDIMIYSVIVIIILVQLIQSFGNYLVYRIKKNR; the protein is encoded by the coding sequence ATGGTATTTAATATGATTCTTACTTCAACTTTAGAGACTTTATACATGGTATTCTTCTCAACTATATTTTCTATGTTAATAGGATTTCCAATTGGTATTCTTCTAGTGGTAACTAGACCAGGAAATATATTAGAAAAACCAACTTTAAATAAATTTTTAGAAGTATGTATCAATACTTTAAGGTCTTTTCCTTTTATTATTCTTATGATTTGTGTATTTCCACTTTCAAGAATAATAGTTGGTACAACTATAGGTGTAACAGCTGCTATAGTACCTCTTTCAATATCAGCAGCTCCTTTTGTAGCTAGAATGGTTGAGGGAGCTTTAAGTGAAATTGACAAGGGACTTATTGAGGCAAGTTCTAGTATGGGAGCAAGTAACTTCACTATAATATTTAAGGTTATGATTCCTGAAACTTTACCTCATCTTATTCATGGTCTTACTGTTACTGTTATAAGTCTTATTGGATATTCAGCTATGGCTGGTACAATAGGGGCTGGTGGACTTGGAGATTTGGCTATAAGATTTGGATACCAAAGATTTAAAACTGACATTATGATTTACTCTGTAATAGTAATTATAATTTTAGTTCAACTTATTCAATCTTTTGGAAACTATCTAGTATATAGAATTAAAAAAAATAGATAA
- a CDS encoding methionine ABC transporter ATP-binding protein produces MIYIKNANKIYPNGLHAVKNVNLHISKGDIFGIIGLSGAGKSSLIRLLNRLEEPTSGEIIIDGVNIVSLGKQELLEKRKKIGMIFQHFNLLSSRTVGENIAFALEIANWNKKDIDKRVDELLELVELSEKKNSYPSQLSGGQKQRVAIARALANNPEILLSDEATSALDPKTTKSILELIKNIQKKLGLTVVMITHQMEVIRDICNKVAVMANGEIVETGGVHHIFSAPQAEITKELISNLPNDNQTTVELVKREGKSIIKLKFLGSIAEEPILSKAIKKFDIDFSIIGGSIENLSTMQVGHLFIELSGHLDEQKDAINWFKEEGVFVEVIYDGI; encoded by the coding sequence ATGATTTATATTAAGAATGCTAACAAAATATATCCTAATGGTCTTCATGCTGTAAAAAATGTCAATTTACATATTAGTAAAGGAGATATTTTTGGAATAATTGGACTTAGTGGAGCTGGAAAATCTTCTCTTATTAGGCTTTTAAATAGACTTGAAGAGCCTACTAGTGGAGAGATAATAATAGATGGGGTGAATATAGTTTCCCTTGGAAAACAAGAGTTACTTGAAAAAAGAAAGAAAATCGGAATGATATTCCAACACTTCAACCTTTTATCTTCAAGAACAGTGGGAGAAAATATAGCCTTTGCTCTTGAAATAGCTAATTGGAATAAAAAAGATATAGATAAAAGAGTAGATGAACTTTTAGAGCTTGTAGAACTTTCTGAAAAGAAAAATTCTTATCCTAGTCAATTAAGTGGAGGACAAAAACAAAGGGTAGCCATAGCTAGAGCCTTGGCTAATAACCCTGAAATATTACTTTCAGATGAGGCTACTTCAGCCTTAGACCCTAAAACTACAAAATCTATTCTTGAACTTATAAAAAATATACAAAAGAAACTTGGACTTACTGTAGTTATGATAACTCACCAAATGGAAGTTATTAGAGATATTTGTAACAAAGTAGCTGTAATGGCCAATGGAGAAATAGTAGAAACAGGTGGAGTTCACCATATTTTCTCAGCTCCTCAAGCTGAAATAACAAAAGAACTTATATCTAATCTTCCAAATGATAACCAAACTACTGTTGAATTGGTTAAGAGAGAAGGAAAAAGTATTATTAAACTTAAATTCCTTGGTTCTATAGCTGAAGAACCTATACTTTCAAAAGCTATTAAGAAATTTGATATAGATTTTAGTATAATTGGAGGTTCTATTGAAAATCTTTCTACTATGCAAGTAGGACACTTATTTATAGAACTTTCTGGACATTTAGATGAACAAAAAGATGCTATAAACTGGTTCAAAGAAGAGGGAGTTTTTGTGGAGGTGATATACGATGGTATTTAA